From a region of the Corallococcus coralloides DSM 2259 genome:
- a CDS encoding metal ABC transporter ATP-binding protein → MAHGDHETELDRGHRAAVPEPGEPLLKCEQLVIGYGGKDILPPMDLVVRRHQFVAVVGRNGSGKSTWFKTLLGLIPPVSGRISLGAPHIRSAYVPQMSAIDSLLPVHTRELTGWGRLSGWNFLRPFPSKTDRQKVEAALDTAGARGIAKRPFRDLSGGEKQRALLARVIATEADVVLLDEPTAAMDAVAEKQTMLRLCALAHDRGLGVVVVSHDLSVAAEHADVILFVDREHRCFVMGDARTVFCHPAFRRQYGDDYCHSAPQGPHRGNNPA, encoded by the coding sequence GTGGCTCACGGTGATCACGAGACGGAGCTGGACCGGGGCCACCGTGCCGCAGTGCCGGAGCCTGGCGAGCCGCTGCTCAAGTGCGAGCAGCTCGTCATCGGCTACGGGGGCAAGGACATCCTGCCACCCATGGACCTGGTGGTGCGCCGCCACCAGTTCGTGGCGGTGGTGGGCCGCAACGGCTCCGGCAAGAGCACCTGGTTCAAGACGCTGCTGGGCCTGATTCCTCCGGTGTCCGGCCGCATCTCCCTGGGCGCGCCGCACATCCGCAGCGCGTACGTGCCGCAGATGTCCGCCATCGACTCGCTGCTGCCCGTGCACACGCGGGAGCTGACCGGATGGGGACGGCTGTCCGGGTGGAACTTCCTTCGGCCCTTCCCCAGCAAGACGGACCGGCAGAAGGTGGAGGCGGCGCTCGACACGGCCGGAGCACGCGGCATCGCGAAGCGGCCCTTCCGCGACCTGTCCGGCGGCGAGAAGCAGCGCGCGCTGCTGGCGCGGGTCATCGCCACCGAGGCGGACGTGGTGCTGCTGGATGAACCCACCGCCGCGATGGACGCGGTGGCGGAGAAGCAGACGATGCTGCGGCTGTGCGCGCTCGCGCATGACCGCGGCCTGGGCGTGGTGGTGGTGAGCCACGACCTGTCCGTCGCCGCCGAGCACGCCGACGTCATCCTCTTCGTGGACCGCGAGCACCGCTGCTTCGTCATGGGCGATGCGCGCACCGTGTTCTGCCACCCCGCCTTCCGCCGCCAGTACGGCGACGACTACTGCCACAGCGCGCCCCAGGGACCCCACCGTGGAAACAACCCTGCTTGA
- a CDS encoding metal ABC transporter permease, which yields METTLLEPSKWEQFQAGWELFRDPILCALIAGCVLGFLSVYVVLRRMVFVSAAVTNTAGLGVALAFFAEIHLGVHVDPLVGAVVLSVAATLLLMIEPARLRLSRESLLGCAFAFAGGAAILVGDRIAQEAHDIQGILFGTAVLVTPDQLQAVAVSGAVLMVLHLWWFRGIAFVSFDRIGATVQGLPVKLLDTVLMVSIGIMVGVCARALGALPVFAFSTLSAIAALVLDLRLPWTFFTATVLGGIAGAGGYLFAYFYDFPVGGSQTVLSGVLVLLMMLVRLIRVPFTRRA from the coding sequence GTGGAAACAACCCTGCTTGAGCCTTCGAAGTGGGAACAGTTCCAGGCGGGCTGGGAGCTGTTCCGAGACCCCATCCTCTGCGCGCTCATCGCCGGGTGCGTGCTGGGCTTCCTCAGCGTCTACGTGGTGCTGCGGCGCATGGTGTTCGTCAGCGCGGCGGTGACGAACACCGCGGGCCTGGGCGTGGCGCTGGCCTTCTTCGCGGAGATCCACCTGGGCGTGCACGTGGATCCGCTGGTGGGCGCGGTGGTGCTGTCCGTCGCGGCCACGCTGCTCCTGATGATTGAGCCCGCGCGGCTGCGGTTGTCCCGGGAGAGCCTGCTGGGGTGCGCGTTCGCCTTCGCGGGCGGCGCGGCCATCCTGGTGGGTGACCGCATCGCGCAGGAGGCGCACGACATCCAGGGCATCCTCTTCGGCACCGCGGTGCTGGTGACGCCGGATCAACTCCAGGCGGTGGCGGTGTCCGGCGCGGTGCTGATGGTGCTGCACCTGTGGTGGTTCCGAGGCATCGCCTTCGTGAGCTTCGACCGCATTGGCGCCACCGTGCAGGGGCTGCCGGTGAAGCTGCTGGACACGGTGTTGATGGTGTCCATCGGCATCATGGTGGGCGTGTGCGCGCGGGCCCTGGGCGCCCTGCCCGTCTTCGCGTTCTCCACGCTGTCGGCCATCGCCGCGCTGGTGCTGGACCTGCGGCTGCCGTGGACGTTCTTCACGGCGACCGTGCTGGGCGGCATCGCGGGCGCGGGCGGGTACCTGTTCGCGTACTTCTACGACTTCCCGGTGGGCGGTTCGCAGACCGTCCTGTCCGGGGTGCTGGTGCTGCTGATGATGCTCGTGCGCCTGATTCGCGTGCCCTTCACGCGCCGGGCGTGA
- a CDS encoding isochorismatase family protein codes for MPSFRLKPEQAALLVVDIQERLCAAMDRDALDRMLARTGAAVEGARALGLPVIVTEQYPQGLGRTHSLLKLRLGEFKPLEKLEFSAAVPDVLSVLGDRKQVLITGMETHICVFQTARDLADSGREPCLLADAVLSRSEEDRRVGLELCRDAGARILTVESALFDMLGRAGTPEFKKVSAAVR; via the coding sequence ATGCCGTCGTTCCGCCTGAAGCCCGAGCAGGCCGCGCTGCTCGTCGTCGACATCCAGGAGCGCCTGTGCGCCGCGATGGACCGCGACGCCCTGGACCGCATGCTCGCGCGCACGGGCGCCGCCGTGGAGGGCGCACGCGCCCTGGGCCTGCCCGTCATCGTCACGGAGCAGTACCCGCAGGGGCTGGGCCGCACGCACTCGCTGCTCAAGCTGCGCCTGGGGGAGTTCAAGCCGCTGGAGAAGCTGGAGTTCTCCGCCGCCGTTCCGGACGTGCTCTCCGTGCTGGGGGACCGCAAGCAGGTGCTGATCACCGGCATGGAGACGCACATCTGCGTCTTCCAGACGGCGCGCGACCTGGCGGACAGCGGCCGGGAGCCGTGCCTGCTCGCGGACGCGGTGCTGTCGCGCTCGGAGGAGGACCGCCGCGTGGGGCTGGAGCTGTGCCGCGACGCGGGCGCGCGCATCCTCACCGTGGAGTCGGCCCTGTTCGACATGCTGGGCCGCGCCGGCACGCCCGAGTTCAAGAAGGTGTCCGCCGCCGTCCGCTGA
- a CDS encoding Bax inhibitor-1/YccA family protein, translating into MAWESSGGWQSGQAGAVDDVLVQESQRAFMSRVHGWMFAGLALTGVMAMVTLANEALLRVAVQNRMALFLVQLGVVFGLSFLAPRLSGPVAAVMFAGYAALTGVTLSVIFLIYTASSIGQVFFITAATYGAMAVYGTVTKKDLSSWGTFLFMGLIGILIAGVVNIFIKSSAVSFVMACAGVLVFAGLTAYDVQKLRQFHAGTGFKSTTSVAIVGALTLYLDFINLFLSLLRLLGNRRD; encoded by the coding sequence ATGGCGTGGGAATCTTCAGGTGGCTGGCAGAGCGGGCAGGCAGGCGCGGTGGACGACGTCCTGGTGCAGGAGTCGCAGCGCGCGTTCATGTCTCGCGTGCACGGCTGGATGTTCGCGGGCCTGGCGCTCACCGGCGTGATGGCCATGGTGACGCTGGCCAATGAGGCGCTGCTCCGCGTGGCGGTGCAGAACCGGATGGCCCTGTTCCTGGTGCAGCTGGGCGTGGTGTTCGGCCTGTCCTTCCTGGCGCCCCGGCTGTCCGGCCCGGTGGCCGCGGTCATGTTCGCGGGCTACGCGGCGCTCACCGGCGTGACGCTGTCGGTCATCTTCCTCATCTACACGGCCAGCTCCATTGGCCAGGTGTTCTTCATCACCGCCGCGACCTACGGCGCGATGGCCGTCTACGGCACCGTCACGAAGAAGGACCTCAGCAGCTGGGGCACGTTCCTCTTCATGGGGCTCATCGGCATCCTCATCGCGGGCGTCGTGAACATCTTCATCAAGAGCAGCGCCGTGTCGTTCGTGATGGCCTGCGCGGGCGTGCTCGTGTTCGCGGGCCTCACCGCCTACGACGTGCAGAAGCTGCGCCAGTTCCACGCGGGCACGGGCTTCAAGAGCACGACCTCGGTGGCCATCGTGGGCGCGCTCACCCTCTACCTGGACTTCATCAACCTGTTCCTGTCGCTGCTGCGCCTGCTGGGCAACCGCCGCGACTAG
- a CDS encoding (2Fe-2S) ferredoxin domain-containing protein, with protein MPPPFERHVFVCTNRRPDGHPKGCCATKGGEEVRAAFKEELDKRGLKRSMRANAAGCVDTCSFGVSVVVYPEGTWYGGVKVEDVPTIVEEHLVQGRPVERLLMPFNKKAER; from the coding sequence ATGCCGCCTCCCTTCGAACGCCACGTCTTCGTCTGTACAAATCGCCGCCCGGACGGCCACCCCAAGGGGTGCTGCGCCACCAAGGGAGGGGAAGAGGTGCGGGCCGCCTTCAAGGAGGAGCTCGACAAGCGCGGGCTCAAGCGCAGCATGCGCGCCAACGCGGCGGGCTGCGTGGACACGTGCTCGTTCGGCGTCTCCGTGGTCGTCTACCCGGAAGGCACCTGGTACGGCGGCGTGAAGGTGGAGGACGTGCCCACCATCGTGGAGGAGCACCTGGTGCAGGGCCGCCCCGTGGAGCGGCTCCTGATGCCCTTCAACAAGAAGGCGGAGCGCTGA
- a CDS encoding vitamin B12-dependent ribonucleotide reductase: protein MEKELSGKPVVGGRESRRGGRAKGKAATASTGLTVERFFTTPGVDPADELAWEYRSASIKGEDGKVVFDQKDIEVPKSWSMLATNVVASKYFRGTPGTPERETSVRKLVARVVDTLTRWGEEGHYFASAVDREAFHAELTHLLLRQKAAFNSPVWFNVGVEEHPQCSACFINSVDDNMESILGLARTEGMLFKYGSGTGSNLSSIRGSKELLAGGGTASGPVSFMRGFDAFAGVIKSGGKTRRAAKMVILNAEHPDILEFIRCKSNEEKKAWALIEAGYDPSFNGEAYGSVFFQNSNNSVRVTDEFMKAVVNDGPWQTRAVRDGQVMETYKARELFREIAEAAHLCGDPGLQYDTTVNAWHTCSGTARINASNPCSEYMFLDDSACNLASLNLMHFRTLEGGFDVAAFKHAVSVVLLAQEIIVGFSRYPTERIAKNSHDYRPLGLGYANLGALLMASGLPYDSPAGRNLAGAITSLMCGEAYATSARIAEKQGAFAGYGNNAEPMLGVIRKHRKAAYQLPADGVSAELHQAQKEAWDDALARGMEHGYRNSQVTVLAPTGTIGFMMDCDTTGIEPDIALIKYKKLVGGGMLKIVNQTVPLALEKLGYPQTQTQDIIAYLDKHDTIEGAPHLKPEHLAVFDCAFKPSKGQRSIHWMGHIEMMAAAQPFLSGAISKTVNLPNDATVEDIEKAYIEAWRSGLKAVAVYRDGCKRTQPLNTSQDKAPEAKRVVAEPAPAVTPEPKALRRRLPDERQSITHKFSIGGHEGYLTVGMYEDGKPGELFVVMAKEGSVVSGLMDSFATSVSLALQYGVPLQVLADKFCHTRYEPSGFTGNPAIPIAKSITDYIFRWLSLKFLPTEPCSDDVEVTPVEEARPEPVTQAAVPAQVGTLQLSAMNSRSTYLNQADAPPCHQCGAITVRSGACYKCTNCGTTTGCS, encoded by the coding sequence ATGGAGAAGGAACTGAGTGGGAAGCCGGTGGTGGGTGGCAGGGAGTCGCGGCGCGGCGGACGTGCGAAGGGCAAGGCGGCGACGGCCTCCACGGGGCTGACCGTGGAGCGCTTCTTCACGACGCCCGGCGTGGATCCGGCGGACGAGCTGGCGTGGGAGTACCGCAGCGCGAGCATCAAGGGCGAGGACGGCAAGGTCGTCTTCGATCAGAAGGACATTGAGGTCCCCAAGTCCTGGTCGATGCTGGCGACGAACGTCGTGGCGTCGAAGTACTTCCGGGGCACGCCCGGCACGCCCGAGCGTGAGACGAGCGTGCGCAAGCTGGTGGCGCGCGTGGTGGACACCCTCACCCGCTGGGGTGAAGAGGGGCACTACTTCGCGTCGGCGGTGGACCGCGAGGCGTTCCACGCGGAGCTGACGCACCTCCTGCTCCGTCAGAAGGCGGCGTTCAACTCGCCCGTCTGGTTCAACGTGGGCGTGGAGGAGCACCCGCAGTGCTCGGCGTGCTTCATCAACAGCGTGGACGACAACATGGAGTCCATCCTGGGGCTGGCGCGCACGGAGGGCATGCTCTTCAAGTACGGCAGCGGCACGGGCTCCAACCTGTCCAGCATCCGCGGCAGCAAGGAGCTGCTGGCGGGCGGCGGCACCGCGTCCGGCCCGGTGTCGTTCATGCGCGGCTTCGACGCGTTCGCGGGCGTCATCAAGAGCGGCGGCAAGACGCGGCGCGCGGCGAAGATGGTCATCCTCAACGCCGAGCACCCGGACATCCTCGAGTTCATCCGCTGCAAGTCGAACGAGGAGAAGAAGGCCTGGGCGCTGATTGAAGCGGGCTACGACCCGTCCTTCAACGGCGAGGCCTACGGGTCGGTGTTCTTCCAGAACTCCAACAACTCCGTGCGCGTCACCGACGAATTCATGAAGGCGGTGGTGAACGACGGCCCGTGGCAGACGCGCGCGGTGCGCGACGGCCAGGTGATGGAGACCTACAAGGCCCGTGAGCTGTTCCGTGAAATCGCGGAGGCGGCGCACCTGTGCGGCGACCCGGGCCTCCAGTACGACACCACGGTGAACGCGTGGCACACGTGCTCCGGCACAGCGCGCATCAACGCGTCCAACCCCTGCTCCGAGTACATGTTCCTGGATGACTCGGCCTGCAACCTGGCGTCGCTGAACCTGATGCACTTCCGCACGCTGGAGGGTGGCTTCGACGTGGCCGCCTTCAAGCACGCGGTGTCCGTGGTGCTGCTGGCGCAGGAGATCATCGTCGGATTCAGCCGCTACCCCACCGAGCGCATCGCGAAGAACAGCCACGACTACCGTCCGCTGGGCCTGGGCTACGCGAACCTGGGCGCGCTGCTGATGGCGTCCGGTCTGCCGTATGACTCCCCTGCCGGCCGCAACCTGGCGGGGGCGATTACGTCGCTGATGTGCGGCGAGGCGTACGCGACGAGCGCGCGCATCGCGGAGAAGCAGGGCGCGTTCGCGGGCTACGGCAACAACGCGGAGCCCATGCTCGGCGTCATCCGCAAGCACCGCAAGGCGGCGTACCAGCTGCCGGCGGACGGCGTGAGCGCGGAGCTGCACCAGGCGCAGAAGGAGGCCTGGGATGACGCGCTGGCGCGCGGCATGGAGCACGGCTACCGCAACAGCCAGGTGACGGTGCTGGCCCCCACGGGGACCATCGGCTTCATGATGGACTGCGACACCACCGGCATCGAGCCGGACATCGCGCTCATCAAGTACAAGAAGCTGGTGGGCGGCGGCATGCTGAAGATCGTCAACCAGACGGTGCCGCTGGCGCTGGAGAAGCTGGGCTACCCGCAGACGCAGACGCAGGACATCATCGCGTACCTGGACAAGCACGACACCATCGAGGGCGCTCCGCACCTGAAGCCGGAGCACCTGGCGGTGTTCGACTGCGCGTTCAAGCCGTCCAAGGGCCAGCGCAGCATCCACTGGATGGGCCACATCGAGATGATGGCCGCGGCGCAGCCGTTCCTCTCCGGCGCCATCTCCAAGACGGTGAACCTGCCGAATGACGCCACGGTGGAGGACATCGAGAAGGCGTACATCGAGGCGTGGCGCAGCGGTCTGAAGGCCGTCGCCGTGTACCGCGACGGGTGCAAGCGCACGCAGCCGCTCAACACGTCGCAGGACAAGGCCCCGGAGGCGAAGCGTGTGGTGGCCGAGCCCGCCCCCGCCGTGACGCCGGAGCCCAAGGCGCTGCGCCGCCGGCTGCCGGACGAGCGGCAGTCCATCACGCACAAGTTCTCCATCGGTGGCCACGAGGGCTACCTGACGGTGGGCATGTACGAGGACGGCAAGCCGGGTGAGCTCTTCGTCGTCATGGCGAAGGAGGGCTCGGTGGTGAGCGGCCTGATGGACAGCTTCGCCACCAGCGTGTCGCTGGCGCTCCAGTACGGCGTGCCGCTGCAGGTGCTGGCGGACAAGTTCTGCCACACCCGCTACGAGCCGAGCGGCTTCACGGGCAACCCGGCCATCCCCATCGCCAAGTCCATCACCGACTACATCTTCCGGTGGCTGTCGCTGAAGTTCCTGCCCACGGAGCCCTGCTCGGACGACGTGGAGGTGACGCCGGTGGAGGAGGCCCGTCCGGAGCCGGTGACGCAGGCGGCGGTGCCGGCGCAGGTGGGGACGCTGCAGCTGTCCGCGATGAACTCGCGCAGCACGTACCTGAACCAGGCGGACGCCCCGCCCTGCCACCAGTGCGGCGCCATCACCGTGCGCAGCGGTGCCTGCTACAAGTGCACGAACTGCGGCACGACGACAGGCTGCAGCTGA
- a CDS encoding Kelch repeat-containing protein, with translation MQDIWKRRGLFLLLGLWAALAGCGSEPSTGSAQLVALVQGSVGAESITQVTVTVTAPGMAAISGALVKGEDGNWSGALSAIPVGSQRLFTAQAFDAAGVKRFEGQAQDVTITGAQPVAVALTLQPVETPPPFDNAVPSINSVTASVSTVTPGGTVQLTASVTDNAGDTLTYAWSAQAGTFSSLAQAVTSWTAPETEGPVLLTLTVTDSHGASASISFTLTVTSGQGGAVLTASLNTWPQVTNVTASRTQVEVNEPTELSAAVVESDGDPLSYQWTASCPGAWTNATSASATFIPHEKPRPTETSCGRCPITVSVTDGRGGVAQGTLRLCVGAPRDVRFPPEIISTSPAGASVPALPAMTFRVTVRDGQPLPLSFQWSASAGTLGPPLHAGNSSEVPWTAPSCLPWGAQPLVTVLVRNGAGLSTSKQFRLTGLVECGPVGWSSTGPMGTARLRHTATLLKDGRVLVVGGYNTVTSAQSAVASAELYDPATGTWQPTGSMSVPRTQHTATLLPDGRVLVTGGQVAANSNTDSHASAELYDPLTGTWTAAPNMISARDSHHAVLLGTGRVLVLGGEQWLGGTRTKLASAELYDAATHRWIATGSLTVPRHLSGASLLPSGQVLVAGGEGTTGSPIATAELYTPASGTWKATGSMAVPRRYHTQTVLPSGQVLVTGGRTVAGSSSWTRTAEVFNPASGQWSSALNMAIARMDHTATVLPSGRVLIAGGAVFINGGSTFTRTAEIFDPEPEVWTNTGSMLIEREAQTATLLPSGKVLVAGGYYGVAYASAELYTE, from the coding sequence ATGCAAGACATCTGGAAGAGGCGGGGGCTCTTTCTGCTGCTGGGACTCTGGGCGGCGCTCGCGGGCTGCGGCTCGGAGCCGTCCACGGGCAGCGCGCAGCTGGTGGCGTTGGTTCAAGGGTCGGTGGGCGCGGAGTCCATCACCCAGGTGACCGTCACCGTGACGGCGCCCGGCATGGCGGCCATTTCCGGCGCGCTGGTGAAGGGCGAGGACGGGAACTGGAGCGGCGCGCTCAGTGCGATTCCCGTCGGCTCCCAGCGCCTCTTCACCGCGCAGGCGTTCGACGCGGCGGGCGTGAAGCGCTTCGAGGGCCAGGCCCAGGACGTCACCATCACCGGAGCGCAGCCGGTCGCCGTGGCGTTGACCCTCCAGCCGGTGGAGACCCCACCTCCTTTTGACAACGCGGTGCCGAGCATCAACTCCGTCACCGCGTCGGTCAGCACCGTGACGCCGGGGGGCACCGTCCAGCTCACCGCCAGCGTCACCGACAACGCGGGCGACACGCTCACGTATGCCTGGAGCGCCCAGGCCGGCACCTTCTCCTCACTGGCGCAGGCCGTGACGTCCTGGACGGCTCCCGAGACGGAAGGGCCCGTCCTCCTCACGCTGACGGTGACGGACTCGCACGGGGCCTCGGCGTCGATCTCCTTCACGCTCACCGTGACGTCCGGTCAAGGGGGCGCCGTCCTCACCGCGAGCCTCAACACGTGGCCCCAGGTGACGAACGTCACCGCCTCGCGCACCCAGGTGGAGGTGAACGAGCCCACCGAGCTGTCGGCCGCGGTCGTCGAGTCGGATGGAGACCCGCTCTCCTATCAATGGACCGCCAGCTGCCCGGGGGCGTGGACGAACGCCACGTCCGCCTCCGCGACCTTCATCCCCCACGAGAAGCCCCGCCCTACCGAGACCTCCTGCGGCCGCTGCCCCATCACGGTCAGCGTCACTGACGGCCGGGGTGGGGTGGCCCAGGGCACCCTGCGCCTGTGCGTGGGGGCCCCTCGCGACGTGCGCTTCCCCCCGGAAATCATCAGCACCTCGCCCGCGGGGGCCAGCGTGCCCGCGCTGCCCGCGATGACATTTCGCGTGACGGTGCGAGACGGGCAGCCCCTCCCGCTGTCCTTCCAGTGGTCGGCCAGTGCCGGCACGCTGGGCCCGCCCCTCCACGCGGGCAACTCCAGCGAGGTCCCCTGGACGGCCCCGAGCTGCCTCCCGTGGGGCGCGCAGCCGCTCGTCACCGTCCTGGTGCGCAACGGCGCCGGCCTGAGCACGTCCAAGCAGTTCAGGCTCACGGGCCTGGTGGAGTGCGGCCCCGTGGGCTGGAGCAGCACGGGGCCCATGGGGACCGCGCGGCTGCGGCACACCGCCACGCTGCTCAAGGATGGCCGGGTGCTCGTGGTGGGCGGATACAACACGGTCACGTCCGCCCAGAGCGCCGTGGCCTCGGCGGAGCTTTATGATCCGGCCACGGGCACGTGGCAGCCCACCGGCAGCATGTCCGTGCCGCGCACCCAGCACACCGCCACGCTGCTTCCGGATGGCCGAGTGCTCGTGACGGGTGGGCAAGTCGCCGCCAACTCCAACACCGACTCGCATGCCTCCGCCGAGCTGTACGACCCGCTGACGGGCACCTGGACCGCTGCCCCGAACATGATCTCGGCGCGCGACAGCCACCACGCCGTGCTGCTGGGCACGGGCCGGGTGTTGGTGCTGGGCGGCGAGCAGTGGCTGGGCGGCACCCGGACGAAGCTCGCCAGCGCGGAGTTGTATGACGCCGCCACCCACCGGTGGATCGCGACGGGAAGCCTCACCGTGCCGCGCCACCTCTCCGGTGCGAGTTTGCTGCCCTCGGGGCAGGTCCTGGTGGCGGGCGGTGAGGGGACCACCGGATCGCCCATCGCGACGGCGGAGCTGTACACGCCGGCCTCCGGCACCTGGAAGGCCACGGGTTCCATGGCGGTGCCCCGCCGCTACCACACGCAGACGGTGCTGCCCTCGGGCCAGGTGCTCGTCACCGGTGGGCGCACCGTGGCGGGGAGCTCGTCCTGGACGCGGACGGCGGAGGTGTTCAATCCGGCCTCGGGTCAGTGGAGCAGCGCCTTGAACATGGCCATCGCCCGCATGGACCACACCGCGACGGTGCTGCCCTCGGGCCGGGTGCTCATCGCCGGGGGGGCCGTCTTCATCAACGGCGGTTCCACCTTCACGCGCACCGCGGAGATCTTCGACCCGGAGCCGGAGGTCTGGACGAACACGGGCAGCATGCTCATCGAGCGGGAAGCCCAGACGGCGACCCTGCTCCCCTCGGGCAAGGTGCTGGTGGCGGGGGGCTACTACGGCGTCGCGTACGCCTCCGCGGAGCTCTACACGGAGTAG
- a CDS encoding undecaprenyl-phosphate glucose phosphotransferase — MFGRLQRFYTSIKVAADAGMLAVAFVLAYFTRFSGVFPITEGIPPPAETFVSLVMVLIIFPVTFQRARLYATNRARSHMGELFELFKATITATLILVAVTYFIRERYSRLTLAIFVVYAFTLIALSRMVMRHLLSEVRRRGYNLKSILVIGEEELGLRTIETVESHRELGFRVTGVLSLKEEKVGQWVGGVRVVGHVGQVEAYLDAHPVDQVIIAVPLEDQARVKPLMEQLALRTVDVKVVPDLYQYITLYGGLEEFGGLPIISLQGDPMDGWSRVAKRVFDVLFSLVAIAVSAPLMVFTALLVRLTSKGPILYRQERMGMDGRTFHILKFRTMRVDAEAQGATMASAVDARRTPVGTFLRKYSLDELPQFFNVLRGDMSLVGPRPERPVFIEEFKRQIPRYHLRHKVKAGITGWAQINGLRGQTSIQKRIEYDLYYIENWSLLMDLKILLRTALGGFLSKNAY; from the coding sequence GTGTTCGGTCGCCTGCAGCGCTTCTACACGTCCATCAAGGTCGCCGCCGACGCGGGGATGCTCGCGGTGGCGTTCGTGCTTGCGTACTTCACCCGCTTCAGCGGCGTGTTCCCCATCACCGAGGGCATCCCGCCCCCGGCCGAGACGTTCGTCTCCCTGGTGATGGTGCTGATCATCTTCCCGGTGACGTTCCAGCGGGCGCGGCTGTACGCGACCAACCGCGCGCGCTCGCACATGGGGGAGCTGTTCGAGCTCTTCAAGGCCACCATCACCGCGACGCTCATCCTGGTGGCGGTGACGTACTTCATCCGCGAGCGCTACTCGCGCCTCACGCTGGCCATCTTCGTCGTCTACGCCTTCACGCTCATCGCGCTGTCGCGCATGGTCATGCGCCACCTGCTCAGCGAGGTGCGCCGGCGCGGCTACAACCTCAAGTCCATCCTCGTCATCGGCGAGGAGGAGCTGGGGCTGCGCACCATCGAGACCGTGGAGAGCCACCGCGAGCTGGGCTTCCGCGTGACGGGCGTGCTGTCGCTGAAGGAGGAGAAGGTCGGCCAGTGGGTGGGCGGCGTGCGCGTGGTGGGCCACGTGGGACAGGTGGAGGCCTACCTGGATGCCCACCCCGTGGATCAGGTCATCATCGCCGTGCCGCTGGAGGACCAGGCGCGCGTGAAGCCGCTGATGGAGCAGCTGGCGCTGCGCACCGTGGACGTCAAGGTGGTGCCGGACCTGTACCAGTACATCACCCTGTACGGCGGCCTGGAGGAGTTCGGCGGCCTGCCCATCATCAGCCTCCAGGGCGACCCCATGGACGGCTGGAGCCGCGTGGCCAAGCGCGTGTTCGACGTGCTCTTCTCCCTGGTGGCCATCGCCGTGAGCGCGCCGCTCATGGTGTTCACCGCCCTGCTGGTGCGCCTCACCAGCAAGGGCCCCATCCTCTACCGCCAGGAGCGGATGGGCATGGACGGGCGCACCTTCCACATCCTCAAGTTCCGCACCATGCGCGTGGACGCCGAAGCCCAGGGCGCCACCATGGCCAGCGCCGTGGACGCGCGCCGCACGCCGGTGGGCACGTTCCTGCGCAAGTACTCGCTGGATGAGCTGCCCCAGTTCTTCAACGTGCTCCGGGGCGACATGAGCCTCGTGGGCCCGCGCCCGGAGCGGCCTGTCTTCATCGAGGAGTTCAAGCGCCAGATTCCGCGCTACCACCTGCGACACAAGGTGAAGGCCGGCATCACCGGCTGGGCGCAGATCAACGGCCTGCGCGGCCAGACGTCCATCCAGAAGCGCATCGAGTACGACCTGTACTACATCGAGAACTGGTCGCTCCTGATGGACCTGAAGATCCTCCTGCGCACCGCGCTGGGCGGCTTCCTGTCGAAGAACGCGTACTGA